A single region of the Flavobacteriales bacterium genome encodes:
- a CDS encoding M28 family peptidase produces MKIKELITISLVIAMFFPSCTSDGGKTDNDNPNKIKPPVKTTVQVQFNGDSAYKYVAEQVAFGPRIPRTSAHAKTLNYLRNKLSQFCDTAYIMSGNHTSEAGQVYDINNIIGQFNPRSKQRFVLAAHWDTRSKSDEDKVNPNKTFDGANDGASGVGVLLEIARQLQTLKPKTGVDIIFFDREDDGNGGDATSWCLGSQYWGNWAMDNYYVAQNGILLDMVGAKDATFAYEGFSAQFNQNLMLKIWNTAADLGYGSIFLKTNGSQVTDDHYYMSKYGGVPSVDIIHYNPNTRNHFPDHWHTQQDNMSVIDKNTLSAVGHTVLHVVVNH; encoded by the coding sequence ATGAAAATCAAAGAATTAATAACAATCAGTTTGGTTATAGCGATGTTTTTTCCTTCCTGCACATCGGATGGAGGTAAAACAGACAACGACAACCCTAATAAAATTAAACCTCCGGTAAAAACGACAGTACAGGTTCAGTTTAATGGCGATTCGGCTTATAAATATGTGGCCGAACAAGTTGCCTTTGGCCCCCGTATTCCTCGAACTTCGGCACATGCAAAGACATTGAACTACCTCCGAAATAAGTTGAGCCAGTTTTGCGACACGGCATACATTATGAGCGGAAATCATACCTCCGAAGCGGGTCAGGTTTATGACATAAACAACATTATTGGCCAGTTTAACCCCCGAAGCAAACAACGGTTTGTGCTGGCTGCCCATTGGGATACACGTTCAAAATCTGATGAAGACAAAGTAAATCCAAATAAAACTTTTGACGGAGCCAATGACGGGGCAAGCGGGGTTGGGGTGCTACTTGAAATTGCCCGCCAATTGCAGACATTAAAACCAAAAACCGGTGTTGATATTATTTTCTTTGATCGAGAAGACGATGGAAATGGAGGAGATGCCACCTCTTGGTGTTTGGGTTCTCAATACTGGGGAAATTGGGCAATGGACAACTATTATGTGGCTCAAAACGGAATATTGTTGGATATGGTTGGTGCTAAAGATGCCACATTTGCTTACGAAGGATTTTCTGCCCAATTTAATCAGAACTTAATGCTCAAAATTTGGAATACGGCAGCCGATTTGGGATATGGAAGCATATTTTTAAAGACAAACGGAAGCCAGGTAACCGATGACCATTACTACATGTCGAAATATGGGGGTGTACCTTCAGTTGATATTATTCACTACAACCCCAATACCCGAAATCACTTTCCTGACCATTGGCACACCCAACAAGACAATATGAGTGTGATTGATAAAAACACGTTAAGTGCTGTGGGACACACTGTGCTGCATGTAGTGGTAAACCATTAA